The Candidatus Nanosynbacter lyticus genome window below encodes:
- the mltG gene encoding endolytic transglycosylase MltG, whose product MKIKKRRLWLIIVSAVVAVAGVVILGSVIWYKQMLRPVNAGARQKISVEIASGDTAQVIAKKLEDKKIIRSAFAMTIYLKLNNVTGTFNKGVYSFTQDQDVASVLKHLLGGKPDRRSVLFYPGATLRDKTSTPATQKTAVASALKRAGYSDEQITAAFAATYTGAVMKSKPATADLEGYIYGDTYFLPSDATAQQALQRAISELDRVVAENNLEKKFAARGLSLYQGLTLASIVQRESIGCPGKATCEDMRRIASVFYNRLKKDMPLGSDVTYHYAADKAGVARSHTLNSPYNTRIHKGLPPGPIASPGLAALNAAADPAQEDYLYFLSGDDNITYFAKTEAEHKANITAHCAKKCQLP is encoded by the coding sequence ATGAAGATCAAAAAACGGCGGTTGTGGCTCATTATCGTATCGGCAGTTGTCGCGGTGGCGGGTGTGGTGATACTTGGCAGCGTCATTTGGTACAAACAAATGCTTCGTCCGGTCAACGCCGGGGCGCGGCAAAAAATTAGTGTCGAAATCGCCAGTGGCGACACGGCACAGGTTATCGCCAAAAAACTTGAAGATAAAAAAATTATTCGCAGCGCCTTTGCCATGACGATTTACCTCAAGTTAAATAACGTTACCGGCACCTTCAACAAGGGCGTGTACAGCTTTACACAAGATCAAGATGTGGCGTCGGTGCTTAAGCATTTACTCGGTGGCAAACCGGATCGGCGTTCGGTACTATTTTATCCAGGGGCAACACTACGCGACAAGACCTCGACTCCCGCTACTCAAAAGACCGCTGTAGCCAGCGCCCTCAAGCGCGCTGGCTACAGCGATGAGCAAATTACAGCCGCCTTCGCCGCTACGTATACCGGTGCGGTCATGAAAAGCAAGCCAGCGACCGCCGATCTCGAGGGCTATATCTATGGCGATACGTACTTCTTGCCGTCAGACGCCACCGCCCAGCAGGCCTTGCAGCGGGCCATCAGCGAGCTAGACCGGGTGGTGGCTGAGAATAATCTCGAGAAAAAATTTGCGGCGCGAGGGCTGTCGCTGTATCAGGGCTTGACGCTGGCTTCGATTGTTCAGCGCGAGTCAATTGGCTGCCCGGGTAAAGCGACCTGTGAGGATATGCGGCGGATTGCCAGCGTGTTTTATAACCGTCTGAAAAAGGATATGCCACTCGGGTCAGACGTGACCTATCATTATGCCGCCGATAAGGCTGGCGTCGCTCGCTCGCACACGCTTAATTCACCGTACAATACGCGCATTCACAAGGGGCTGCCGCCTGGGCCAATCGCTTCGCCTGGTCTCGCGGCACTGAATGCTGCGGCCGATCCAGCCCAGGAGGATTACCTTTATTTCTTGAGCGGCGACGACAACATAACTTATTTTGCGAAGACCGAGGCTGAGCACAAAGCGAACATTACCGCCCACTGCGCCAAAAAGTGCCAATTGCCATAG
- the ruvX gene encoding Holliday junction resolvase RuvX — protein sequence MKAKNFLALDVGEKRIGLAMADSQVRIAVPFGWVANDERAMKELAEIMLRHDISLVVVGYPRNQSGEPTQQTEFVVDFVRRLGQLDIDAEIAYQDESLTSVQAEQRLAGKIKDKGDIDAEAASIILQDYLEVHG from the coding sequence ATGAAAGCTAAAAACTTTCTAGCGCTAGATGTGGGCGAGAAGCGGATTGGTTTAGCTATGGCCGATTCACAGGTGCGGATCGCGGTACCGTTTGGCTGGGTGGCTAATGACGAGCGGGCCATGAAGGAGCTGGCAGAGATCATGTTGCGGCACGATATCTCGCTGGTAGTGGTCGGCTATCCGCGCAATCAGTCTGGTGAGCCAACACAACAAACAGAGTTCGTGGTCGATTTTGTTAGGCGGTTGGGTCAGCTGGACATTGATGCCGAGATCGCTTATCAGGATGAGTCGCTAACCAGCGTTCAGGCCGAACAGCGCCTAGCTGGCAAGATCAAAGATAAAGGCGACATCGATGCCGAGGCAGCGAGTATTATTTTGCAAGATTATTTGGAGGTGCACGGATGA
- the trmD gene encoding tRNA (guanosine(37)-N1)-methyltransferase TrmD, protein MRKFQVITLFPEMFSGVFENSMMWKAQKDGIVSLETVNLREFGLGPRRQVDDTPYGGGDGMLLMIKPLWRAVEFARSRDESAKVVLMSPRGRRWRQAMARVVADEGRGLIIICGRYEGVDERIMELVDEQWSIGDFVLTGGELPAMTIIDSIVRLLPGVLGGETSAEIESFSDGETLEYPQYTRPEVFNGLRVPEVLLSGHHGKIAEWRKQQSQKATVD, encoded by the coding sequence ATGCGAAAATTTCAAGTCATTACCCTGTTTCCCGAAATGTTCTCTGGAGTGTTTGAAAATTCAATGATGTGGAAGGCGCAAAAAGACGGTATTGTTTCGCTCGAGACGGTGAACTTGCGTGAATTTGGTCTGGGGCCGCGTCGGCAGGTGGATGATACGCCGTATGGCGGTGGCGATGGCATGCTACTGATGATCAAGCCACTGTGGCGGGCGGTGGAGTTCGCCAGGTCGCGTGACGAGAGTGCAAAGGTTGTCCTAATGAGTCCACGTGGTCGGCGCTGGCGGCAGGCGATGGCGCGTGTGGTGGCGGATGAGGGCCGGGGGCTTATCATTATCTGCGGGCGATATGAGGGTGTTGACGAGCGCATTATGGAATTGGTTGATGAGCAGTGGAGTATCGGTGATTTTGTGCTGACTGGCGGCGAGCTGCCGGCGATGACCATTATTGATTCGATCGTGCGGCTGCTGCCAGGTGTGCTGGGCGGTGAAACGTCAGCGGAGATTGAGAGTTTCTCAGACGGCGAAACACTAGAGTATCCACAGTACACTCGGCCAGAGGTATTTAATGGCTTGCGAGTACCGGAAGTCTTACTGAGTGGGCATCACGGCAAAATCGCTGAGTGGCGCAAACAGCAGTCGCAAAAAGCAACTGTTGATTAG
- a CDS encoding DNA recombination protein RmuC, which translates to MEIIIIILLGIIVMGLGATLFVLQSKLSELKQQSSVELIKTDVVELGRTIAKLNESVSDKLERSNAQVQTSVQKQLSESAKLVADVTQRLAKLDETNKRVVDVATDLKTLQNVLQNPKQRGVFGEFYLESVLDNVLPAKQFQMQYRFKDGETVDAVIFLDKGQMLPVDSKFSLENYNRMINAETKAERELWLNKVKADLKGRIDETSKYIRPREHTMDFAFMFIPSESLYYDLLINNVGAGGSSRDLIEYAFRDKRVIIVSPTSFLAYLQTVLQGLRSLQIEEQAKDIQVRVGQLGVHIKKFDELMTKMGKSLSTTVGHYNNSYKELGKIDKDVVRITGGDHQTQPELIDRPAQED; encoded by the coding sequence ATGGAAATCATTATCATTATTCTCTTAGGTATTATCGTTATGGGGTTAGGTGCGACATTGTTTGTGCTGCAGTCGAAGTTAAGCGAGCTGAAACAGCAATCATCAGTCGAGCTCATCAAAACTGACGTGGTGGAGCTGGGGCGAACTATCGCCAAACTGAATGAATCAGTCAGCGACAAATTAGAGCGCAGCAATGCTCAAGTGCAAACTTCGGTGCAAAAGCAGCTATCGGAAAGTGCCAAATTGGTGGCTGACGTAACACAGCGGCTGGCCAAGTTGGATGAGACGAACAAACGGGTGGTCGACGTGGCGACTGACCTAAAGACCCTGCAAAATGTCTTGCAAAATCCGAAGCAGCGTGGTGTGTTCGGCGAATTCTACCTGGAAAGCGTGTTGGATAATGTACTGCCTGCCAAGCAGTTCCAGATGCAATACCGCTTCAAGGATGGCGAGACTGTTGATGCAGTTATTTTTCTAGACAAGGGGCAGATGTTGCCGGTGGATAGTAAGTTTAGCTTGGAAAATTACAACCGGATGATTAACGCCGAGACCAAGGCTGAGCGCGAGCTGTGGCTGAATAAGGTGAAGGCAGACCTCAAGGGGCGCATTGACGAAACCAGCAAATATATCCGCCCGCGTGAGCATACTATGGACTTTGCCTTTATGTTCATCCCGAGTGAGTCGCTGTATTATGACTTACTCATTAACAATGTCGGGGCGGGCGGTTCGAGTCGCGATTTGATCGAATATGCCTTTCGTGACAAGCGCGTGATTATCGTCAGTCCGACCAGCTTTTTAGCGTATTTGCAGACGGTGCTGCAGGGCCTGAGGAGTTTACAAATTGAAGAGCAGGCCAAAGATATTCAGGTACGCGTCGGCCAGCTGGGCGTGCACATCAAAAAGTTTGATGAGCTGATGACCAAGATGGGCAAGAGCCTCAGTACGACTGTCGGGCATTATAATAATTCGTACAAAGAGCTGGGCAAGATTGATAAAGACGTGGTGCGGATTACTGGCGGCGACCACCAAACACAGCCAGAGTTAATCGACCGACCGGCGCAGGAAGACTAA
- a CDS encoding aquaporin, which produces MATKKTTKKAATAKSSPKKTTAAAATSKTTVTRVTSKTEAKKPEVKSTAVKPVRTSSPRKKLDSKLPRNLVNIVLAEVAGTFILTLVALFSAYMMTPFYVGLALVVLVLGIGAISGAHINPAVTFGLWTMRKLRAILVPFYWAAQFLGAMAAVVLMGAISSGSFVINFDQFTTFSWAIFAVELVGMAVFMFGISAALSRTDLKNTSKAVVIGMSLTLGLVVSGALLPLAQNAAVQKYQEEQANATRQTQQLKDQRTYPREVYISGATLNPAVALAVTEKTNSQLQNASAPAQKTEKLYTRLSLEVIAATLVGAALGGNLFLLINYRNKEEE; this is translated from the coding sequence ATGGCCACGAAGAAGACTACTAAAAAGGCCGCGACTGCAAAATCCAGTCCAAAGAAGACGACTGCTGCAGCTGCTACATCGAAAACAACCGTAACGCGCGTCACCAGCAAAACTGAGGCGAAAAAACCAGAGGTCAAATCGACTGCCGTTAAGCCTGTCAGGACTAGCTCGCCGCGTAAAAAACTAGACAGCAAACTACCACGCAACCTTGTCAACATCGTATTGGCTGAAGTTGCCGGCACATTTATTTTGACATTAGTCGCCTTATTCTCGGCATATATGATGACGCCGTTTTATGTCGGCCTCGCACTGGTAGTACTAGTACTCGGTATTGGTGCAATCTCTGGCGCGCACATTAACCCAGCCGTGACGTTCGGTCTCTGGACGATGCGCAAGCTTCGAGCTATACTCGTGCCGTTCTACTGGGCAGCACAATTCCTTGGCGCAATGGCTGCCGTTGTCTTGATGGGAGCAATTTCATCAGGCAGCTTCGTCATTAACTTTGACCAATTCACCACTTTCTCGTGGGCGATCTTTGCCGTCGAGCTCGTCGGTATGGCGGTCTTTATGTTTGGCATCAGCGCAGCCCTATCGCGCACTGATCTCAAGAATACCAGTAAAGCCGTGGTCATTGGTATGTCATTGACACTTGGCTTGGTGGTTAGCGGTGCATTGCTACCACTCGCCCAAAATGCTGCTGTTCAAAAGTACCAAGAAGAGCAAGCAAATGCGACTCGGCAAACTCAGCAGCTAAAGGATCAGCGCACCTACCCACGCGAAGTGTATATCAGCGGTGCAACACTGAACCCAGCAGTTGCTCTAGCGGTTACGGAAAAGACTAACTCACAGCTACAAAATGCTTCGGCACCAGCACAAAAAACAGAGAAGCTGTATACCCGCCTCAGCCTTGAGGTAATCGCTGCGACGCTCGTTGGTGCAGCACTCGGCGGTAACTTGTTCTTGCTCATCAACTACCGCAATAAGGAAGAAGAGTAA
- the cyaB gene encoding class IV adenylate cyclase, translating into MTKKLLEIERKRQLTGDANELLKRLQDLGFELQSNLHEIDTYYSRPDVDFMQTVECLRIRQRDGFAEVTYKPATTAATHTKNNVIIKPETNLPIQPESATAAKQLFANLGMVKLVEVNKYRRSFQSPNFPKATVAIDEIKNAGTFVEVEVLSDDETSALAMISDIETKLGLDSTEVVTRPYRDICMG; encoded by the coding sequence ATGACCAAAAAACTATTAGAAATCGAACGCAAACGTCAATTAACTGGTGACGCAAACGAATTACTCAAGCGATTGCAAGACCTTGGTTTTGAACTACAGAGCAATCTCCACGAAATTGATACGTATTATTCTCGTCCTGATGTCGACTTTATGCAGACGGTTGAATGTCTGCGAATTCGCCAGCGCGATGGTTTTGCTGAGGTGACATATAAGCCTGCAACGACGGCTGCGACACATACGAAAAATAATGTGATTATTAAGCCCGAGACAAACCTGCCAATTCAGCCCGAGAGCGCAACGGCTGCCAAACAACTGTTTGCTAACCTTGGCATGGTAAAACTGGTCGAGGTCAACAAATACCGGCGATCGTTCCAATCACCAAACTTTCCAAAAGCAACAGTAGCTATTGATGAAATTAAAAACGCCGGCACGTTCGTGGAAGTTGAGGTTTTGTCAGACGATGAGACTAGTGCTCTAGCGATGATTAGTGACATTGAAACCAAACTCGGCCTTGACTCGACAGAAGTTGTCACGCGGCCTTATCGGGATATTTGTATGGGATAA
- a CDS encoding phosphatase PAP2 family protein has protein sequence MSDYTTDGKAAQASGSSAGFDADAQQGIMGLMDISWMVKIVADGLVIPVVLIGMYTLIRHVPRDRRHQVYTRVLMAGLTAFVAAKIIGLLYQPSGLRPFELAGVSAGASFLDNPGFPSDHALFTMAITLAVWFGAKCRGWAVACLVMTLLVGIGRVVALVHTPLDVAGGLIIAWVGIFWYMPLRQASRTAK, from the coding sequence GTGTCTGATTATACTACGGATGGTAAAGCGGCGCAAGCCAGCGGGTCGAGCGCAGGGTTTGACGCCGACGCCCAGCAGGGTATAATGGGGCTTATGGATATTTCATGGATGGTGAAAATTGTTGCCGACGGGCTGGTGATCCCGGTGGTGTTGATCGGGATGTATACGCTCATCCGACACGTACCGCGAGATCGGCGCCATCAAGTGTATACACGAGTGCTAATGGCGGGGCTGACGGCGTTCGTCGCAGCAAAAATTATCGGGTTGCTATATCAGCCATCAGGCCTCCGTCCGTTTGAACTGGCGGGCGTGAGTGCTGGCGCCTCGTTTTTGGATAATCCGGGCTTCCCGTCTGATCACGCCCTGTTCACGATGGCCATCACGCTGGCGGTGTGGTTCGGCGCGAAGTGTCGAGGGTGGGCCGTGGCCTGTTTAGTGATGACGCTACTGGTTGGTATAGGGCGGGTGGTGGCATTGGTGCATACGCCGCTTGATGTGGCCGGGGGGCTCATTATCGCTTGGGTGGGCATATTCTGGTACATGCCGTTGCGACAGGCGTCACGCACTGCAAAATAG
- a CDS encoding baseplate J/gp47 family protein, protein MNKDVIYIDVEDDITAIVGKIKASKERIIALVPPKRVGVLRSAVNMRLIARTAASVNKRVVLITGDTILSGLAAAAKIPVAKTLQSKPEMAEVPVLKVDDENDVIDGRELPVGELEKSAQPVDETDKAIDSAIADSSKKQDDETSKPADNANKNKTAPKVPNFNLFRKKFLLIGGGALLLIGFLIWAIWFAPHARVIITAKTTTVTVNKKVTLKTDGATDPAADMIKARRQEQKVELSVEFSATGRKKVGERAKGKLRIATDSISLLDKTVPAGTSIRTSGGMTFTTDSAVTFSRSNASGSTVMVTAANIGAEYNGESGSVSGMPSGVNATLVGETSGGSSREVTVVSSDDVKRAGDLLNEKKADSLRTKVEQSFGGSTVAIKESYQEQRSAPTPSVAVDSEATGAVTLKTVVTASMVGIEKSELSTYLKATANKELEGKQSQKIYKDGVDSAKFAQFSGQGGNFITHITANAVVGPTIDEEKVKEQSRGKSYGDIQSALEAIKGIENVDVKFSPFWVRTVPNDTKRISIEFKLNES, encoded by the coding sequence ATGAATAAAGATGTTATTTACATTGACGTCGAAGATGATATCACTGCCATTGTTGGCAAGATAAAGGCGTCGAAGGAACGGATTATCGCACTGGTGCCGCCCAAGCGAGTTGGTGTGTTGCGTAGTGCGGTTAATATGCGGCTTATCGCTCGGACGGCCGCGTCGGTTAATAAGCGAGTCGTACTGATTACTGGTGATACGATTCTGTCTGGTCTCGCGGCGGCAGCCAAAATTCCGGTGGCCAAGACGCTCCAGAGCAAGCCAGAAATGGCCGAGGTGCCGGTACTGAAGGTGGACGACGAAAATGACGTCATCGACGGGCGCGAGCTACCGGTTGGCGAGCTAGAAAAGAGCGCGCAACCTGTTGATGAAACGGATAAAGCGATTGATTCAGCCATCGCTGATTCATCCAAAAAGCAAGACGACGAGACCTCAAAACCGGCGGATAACGCCAACAAGAACAAGACAGCGCCAAAAGTCCCGAACTTTAATCTATTTCGTAAAAAGTTTCTGCTGATCGGCGGCGGTGCGCTGCTACTCATCGGGTTTTTGATATGGGCAATTTGGTTTGCGCCGCACGCGCGAGTAATTATCACGGCCAAGACAACAACCGTGACGGTAAATAAGAAAGTAACGCTCAAGACTGATGGGGCGACTGACCCGGCCGCTGACATGATCAAGGCCCGCCGACAGGAGCAAAAAGTAGAGCTGTCCGTTGAGTTTTCGGCGACCGGAAGGAAGAAAGTTGGTGAGCGTGCCAAGGGTAAGTTGCGTATCGCAACTGACTCGATCAGCCTGCTCGATAAGACTGTTCCGGCCGGTACCTCGATTCGTACAAGCGGCGGGATGACCTTTACGACCGATAGCGCGGTGACGTTTAGTCGCTCCAATGCCTCGGGCTCAACGGTCATGGTGACGGCTGCCAATATCGGGGCGGAATATAACGGTGAAAGTGGTTCGGTATCGGGAATGCCATCAGGAGTTAACGCGACACTTGTTGGCGAGACCTCGGGCGGTAGTAGTCGTGAGGTGACGGTGGTTAGCAGCGACGATGTTAAGCGTGCCGGCGATTTATTGAACGAAAAAAAGGCCGACTCTCTTCGCACCAAGGTCGAGCAGTCATTCGGCGGATCAACTGTTGCTATCAAAGAAAGCTACCAAGAACAGCGTAGTGCGCCAACTCCAAGTGTCGCCGTTGATAGTGAAGCGACTGGTGCAGTGACGCTTAAAACAGTGGTAACCGCCTCGATGGTTGGTATCGAAAAATCAGAGCTAAGCACCTACCTCAAGGCGACCGCCAACAAGGAACTAGAGGGCAAGCAGTCGCAAAAAATCTATAAAGATGGTGTTGATAGCGCAAAGTTTGCACAGTTCAGCGGTCAGGGCGGTAACTTTATTACTCACATCACTGCCAATGCCGTTGTCGGCCCGACCATTGATGAGGAAAAGGTCAAGGAGCAATCACGCGGTAAAAGCTATGGCGACATTCAGTCGGCGCTCGAAGCCATCAAGGGTATTGAAAATGTTGATGTGAAATTCTCTCCGTTCTGGGTGCGCACCGTACCAAATGATACCAAACGAATAAGCATCGAATTTAAGCTCAATGAAAGCTAA
- a CDS encoding KH domain-containing protein, producing MSTIDQQFVEYVVKALVGHPEDVVVERLIDEKGVLLTLTVNPEDLGRVIGKRGGTAQSLRTLLRALGTKNDARYNLKIVNNDGFTGAKQATTTASDNDSVDNSTDETVENSSSYTENARKELAELDDLDI from the coding sequence ATGTCAACGATAGATCAGCAATTTGTAGAATACGTAGTAAAGGCGCTGGTTGGGCATCCAGAAGATGTCGTCGTCGAGCGTTTGATTGACGAAAAAGGGGTGTTACTCACGCTGACGGTCAACCCAGAGGATCTCGGTCGGGTCATCGGTAAGCGTGGCGGTACAGCGCAAAGTCTGCGGACGCTGCTCAGGGCATTGGGGACGAAAAATGATGCGCGCTACAACCTGAAAATTGTCAATAATGACGGCTTTACAGGTGCTAAACAAGCTACGACTACCGCTTCGGATAATGATTCTGTGGACAACTCAACAGATGAAACTGTGGAAAATAGCTCTTCTTATACAGAAAATGCTCGAAAAGAGCTTGCAGAACTGGACGACCTTGATATATAA
- a CDS encoding cell division FtsA domain-containing protein: MVLDRLFKKTDKDEHQYLVGLDIGTEYIKALIAEIKDDDIEIIGVGRAQQNLGDMHQGAIADIAGVVTNCEAALTEAEDKAGVQAKRVIIGIAGELVKGVTNTIRYRRPQPDKPLDVAEMEFIIEKVQERAQGKAQAQIALETGNEDVEVKLVNSALVSIHIDGYKVSNPIGFQGRDVAVQIYTAFAPMVHIGALEKVADELALELIAVAAEPFAVSRSVLGTDANSNFTAILIDCGGGTTDIAVVNDGGVEGTKMFGIGGRSFTRMIATDLDLGYKEAEKLKVNTDNGYIKPTLKRKLDEAIDKTLEVWLSGVELALGDFDSVDHLPNRILLCGGGASLQQLVDALANQPWYKELPFTKKPTIQHIKPSDVIGITDTTGDITDHTFITVMGLLRVGYDTMVSNQDAHGLMDKVNRLLKI, from the coding sequence ATGGTGTTAGATAGGCTTTTCAAGAAGACAGACAAAGATGAACACCAGTACCTGGTCGGTCTCGACATTGGTACGGAGTATATTAAGGCGCTGATCGCCGAGATCAAGGATGATGATATCGAGATCATCGGAGTTGGTCGGGCGCAGCAGAATCTGGGCGACATGCACCAAGGCGCGATCGCTGATATCGCTGGTGTGGTGACCAATTGCGAGGCGGCACTGACCGAGGCTGAGGATAAGGCCGGTGTTCAGGCCAAGCGGGTGATCATCGGTATTGCCGGTGAGCTGGTCAAGGGCGTGACCAACACCATTCGCTATCGCCGGCCGCAGCCCGATAAACCACTGGATGTTGCCGAGATGGAATTCATCATTGAGAAGGTGCAGGAACGAGCACAGGGCAAGGCGCAGGCGCAGATTGCGCTGGAAACTGGCAACGAGGACGTCGAGGTAAAGCTGGTTAATTCAGCACTGGTCAGCATTCATATTGATGGCTACAAGGTGTCAAACCCGATCGGTTTTCAGGGGCGGGACGTCGCGGTACAGATTTATACGGCATTTGCACCAATGGTGCATATCGGAGCGCTGGAAAAGGTGGCCGACGAGTTAGCGCTGGAGCTAATCGCCGTGGCGGCCGAGCCGTTTGCAGTCAGCCGAAGTGTGCTCGGTACAGATGCGAATTCTAATTTTACGGCGATCTTGATCGACTGCGGTGGTGGCACGACTGACATTGCGGTCGTCAATGACGGCGGCGTTGAGGGCACCAAGATGTTCGGCATCGGTGGGCGGAGCTTTACGCGGATGATTGCGACGGACCTTGATCTGGGTTATAAAGAGGCGGAAAAGTTGAAGGTAAATACTGATAATGGTTACATCAAACCAACCCTCAAGCGCAAACTTGACGAGGCAATTGATAAAACACTTGAGGTATGGCTGTCGGGTGTTGAGCTGGCACTCGGTGATTTTGACAGCGTCGATCATTTGCCGAACCGAATTTTGCTGTGTGGCGGTGGCGCGAGCTTGCAGCAGCTGGTTGATGCACTCGCCAATCAGCCATGGTACAAGGAACTGCCGTTTACGAAAAAGCCAACCATTCAGCATATCAAGCCCTCCGATGTCATCGGTATCACTGATACGACCGGTGATATCACGGATCACACATTTATCACGGTGATGGGCCTGCTGCGGGTTGGGTATGATACAATGGTAAGTAATCAAGACGCTCATGGCTTGATGGATAAAGTTAACCGATTACTTAAAATATAG
- the pheS gene encoding phenylalanine--tRNA ligase subunit alpha — protein MEKLDEVRALLLSRVAEAAEPRSVLRSAELRELYGVIATLPSEERGAFGKKVNELKQELERVIAAREAELSKVDLPPIDVTAPMDVNAPQPDLLPSERGTIHPLSAEIERISDIFNRMGFVTEESREIDDQFHMFESLNFPKGHPARDDYDTFMTEETDANGDRLIAPAHTSTMQNRVLKKYHGNLENGEAIAAIVPDRVFRNEDLDARHEHTFYQVEGVYVAKGVNVGNLIATLQEFLQEYYGKQLDVRVNPFYFPFTEPSFEFALSCPFCEGKNPDCKVCSGEGWIELLGCGMIHPNVLKAANIDPNEYTGFAFGCGIDRLVMMKYGIEDVRHFESGKLDFLEQF, from the coding sequence ATGGAAAAATTGGATGAAGTTCGAGCACTATTATTATCGCGCGTAGCCGAGGCGGCTGAACCGCGCAGCGTGTTGCGGAGCGCGGAGCTGCGGGAACTATACGGCGTTATCGCGACGCTACCGAGTGAAGAGCGCGGGGCGTTTGGTAAGAAAGTCAATGAGTTGAAGCAGGAATTGGAGCGGGTGATCGCGGCTCGTGAAGCTGAATTATCGAAAGTTGATTTACCGCCAATTGACGTGACAGCGCCGATGGATGTCAATGCGCCGCAACCCGATTTGCTGCCGAGTGAGCGCGGCACGATTCACCCGCTGAGCGCCGAGATTGAGCGGATTTCTGACATTTTTAATCGCATGGGTTTCGTGACGGAAGAATCGCGCGAGATTGACGATCAATTCCATATGTTCGAGAGTCTGAATTTCCCGAAAGGTCACCCAGCGCGCGATGATTATGACACGTTCATGACTGAGGAGACTGACGCTAATGGCGACCGCTTGATTGCGCCGGCGCACACCTCGACCATGCAAAACCGCGTGCTGAAAAAATATCATGGTAATTTAGAAAACGGCGAGGCGATCGCCGCCATCGTGCCCGACCGGGTGTTTCGTAACGAAGATTTGGACGCGCGGCACGAGCACACGTTCTACCAAGTTGAAGGTGTGTATGTCGCCAAGGGTGTCAATGTCGGCAACCTCATCGCGACGTTGCAAGAGTTTTTGCAGGAATATTACGGCAAGCAATTGGATGTGCGCGTCAATCCATTTTATTTTCCGTTCACCGAACCGAGCTTTGAATTTGCGCTGAGCTGTCCGTTTTGCGAAGGCAAAAATCCGGACTGTAAAGTCTGTTCGGGCGAAGGCTGGATTGAGCTATTAGGCTGCGGCATGATTCACCCGAATGTGCTGAAAGCTGCTAACATCGATCCGAATGAATACACCGGCTTTGCCTTTGGCTGCGGCATCGACCGCTTGGTGATGATGAAATACGGCATCGAGGACGTGCGGCATTTTGAGAGCGGTAAGTTGGACTTTTTGGAGCAGTTTTAA